The following nucleotide sequence is from Trifolium pratense cultivar HEN17-A07 linkage group LG2, ARS_RC_1.1, whole genome shotgun sequence.
ctaattaaattgtttatcctTTTGTCACATTTGTAGAGACCTTGGGATTTTCGTAGAAAAGATGAAGGAAATTTTAGAAGGTCACATTGATCTGATATTAAAATTTAACACCTTCATGCCAAAACAATATCAAATCAAGGATGAAAAATGTTTCCCGAAGAAACGTCCTTGTTTGGAAGATGCTACACAAAATTTGAGAGAGATTAAGGTATGACTACACTATCCCATGTAAAGAACTTGAAGGATTCTCTTCATGAAAAAGTGTGTTCAACATGTAAAGAACAATTTAAGTTACATTTGAgtctaatattattttttttcattttaatttcaaCCCCAGAAAATGAAGGATTCTTCAAATACTATGGATCAAATATCTATCGATGCCGCCAAGATGTATCTTACTGAAATCGAGGATGAGTTCAAAGACGATACGGGCAAGTACTATGAGTTTTTAAGGGCAATGAGAGATTTCAGGACAAGaaggtttgatttatttaattgtGACTTAAATATTACATTGGTCCCTGTATGTACACGTTTTTTTGccaaactattattattattatttttttaatttgttcattGTAAATTGacttgtttcttttctttgatttatttgtAGAATTGATATGGCAGGTTTGATGTCAAGAGTGAAGGAATTATTTAAAGGgcacaaaaaattattagtaaaatttaatacatttttgCCAGAGACGTGttcaaaaaatacatttttgccAGATGATGATGAGGTTTCTTCTCAACCAAAGAAGCCAACAGTGGATTTAGAATATGCTAAGAAATATTTGGTCAATGTGAAGGTATGAGTGTTGTTGAGATGAAACACTATTGAATGATTTTGATCacaaagattattttatttttttttggtaaaccgatcattaacaaaatttaaatcaGTCAGAAAAATTTAAACGTGTGACTAAAATTTAAGGGCTcaatatgtttttcttttctactAATTTACTGAATTTTGATTTatgttctataaaaaaaaattcttgttgTTAAAGATTAAACTAGAAAGAaaattctatttaatttttgttgtgtttATTTTGACGAGTCTAATGGATCATCTAAATGCAGACTCAATTTCAACATGAACCTCATATTTACAAATCGTTTCTAAAGATAGTGAATATGTACAGAAATGAAGATAAGAGTGCTAAAGAGGTCATGCAGATGGTATGTTGTACGTTTTATGtatgctttaatttttttattttttttttgtataatgctcattttaattattgataattattataattgGATTGGATTTTTCAGGTTATTTCACTTTTTGAAGGTCACCCGGATCTTGTTGATGGGTTTATGGTTTTTCTTGGGTAACTTAGATCGTGATATGGAGTTAATGAATTGAATACCAATAATGCTGCAAATGTGCAAACCTAGGGTTTGATTGTGGAGAAAATTTAGTACTTctggattattattttttttttgaaatctttGGTACTCTTAGTTtaaattttacatatttttaatttaattgaataccaATAATGCTGCAAATGTGCAAACCAAGGGTTTGATTGTGGAGAAAATTTAGTACTTttagattaaattttaaatatttgtaatttgtgagattttatatttaatcgTTTCAATCAACCAGAATTCATAAATCTAGTTTGTGataattttgagtaaaaataatGATGATTTAAATAAGTATAAAGTAAGTGAatattaatttgtcaaaaaaaaaattaggcgaAATTATTTGACGAAATTACGGCTTTCTTATGAAACGGACAAGTTTTATTAGATGGCGTTCTTGCTTTTAAACGTTCTTGCTTTCAGGAAGCGCTACCTTAGGTTGGCAGAACGACGGAGTCTCCTTAGTTTTACATTGTTAGTAACTTGTTCGGAGATGGGAAAACAATTTGGGCTGCAACAAGAAAGAGCCTTTGGAACAGAGTTCTTAGCGTGGCTCCCCCTAGCCAAGGATCAAACCAGAAGGAAGTCATGTGACCATTACCGACCTTTTTAGCCACCCCATTTGAAAACCAATATATTTGAGGTATCGTCCTCTGGATCACCTAATAATGACACGTTCCTCCACCAACCAGAGACCCGCTTGAGATCCCCAAGCCTACCTCCAAGATGAGGGGAGGGATATAAAGAGCCATATCTCgctaaaattatatatttccaAAGACCCACTCCTCCAGAGATTAGTCTCCATCTTCATTTACCAAGCAACACTAGATTCACGACTCGAAGATCTCTGACCCCTAACCCACCATCACTCTTTGACTTACACACCTTGCCCCAACTAACCCAAGCAATCTTTCTAGCACTCTTAGGGGGCCCCACAAGAAGTTCCGTCGAATCTGGACCATCTTTTTCCACACTTTGACGGGCATTTTCATAAAAGAGAGAAGTTCAATTGACCATATGATCATGCTTTATGTGTAACCTCTCATACGAAAAGTCATTAGATCATATTGTAAATCATATATATTGGATTAAATTTGTATATCATCTCAATGAGACTTAGAATCCTAGAATTACTCAGATGCAAACTCAATCATTGTACACATGTCCAATAGTCGCCTGTTATGATTAAAAGGGTGTCTGTAGAGACGTGAAACACTTAGGAATCCTAGAATCCATAATGCGAGCGGTTTGGTGGAAGTCCTCTTTGAGGTAGGAAACCCTAAGTATATAGCTAGTTAGACAATATTAAACTTTGGTGGAAGTGTATAAGATATAGTGATTATATAAGCACATGTTGATTATAATGAAATAAAGTCCTTCATAATACTTAGTTGTTATTGTTGCCATTAATTTCATCAATCTTTCATTTTACTTAATACTCATATAAATCATCACTTTAACTCAATATCTTCACAATCtataaattgataaaatatGCTGAAATATGATTGCTTATAAATCTCACATATTACAACCATTAAAATTGAATCTAAATGTACTACATATTATCCACGACTAAACTCAAGGAGAGATGGAATATCCATCTGGcaaaaatgtattaaattttACTAGTAGTTCTTCGTGTCCTTCAAGTAATTCCTTTACTTTTGATATGACACCTTCAATATTCATTCTGCAAATACATCACAAGGAAAGAAAAAGTAAGTTACaattaacaaatttaaataattttctcCCGatgtttaaataaataaataaattaataaattaaaccTTTGTTCCTTGAAATCTTTCATCACCCATAagaaatcatcatatttttcagTCTCGTCTTTTAATGCATCTTTTACTTCATTCAGATAAACCTTGGCTTCATCCATAGATATTAATTTCTTTTCACCTGATGAAGATCCACCCTTTTTCTGGGTTTGTAATTGTGCAAAAATATTTAGATATtagaaattgaaacaaattatttatcacattatttacaaacacaccattAGAGAAATTGATAATATTCATCAAAACCTTGACTCTATTCTATATATCCAAAGAAAAAAcagtcatcaattttttttttaaaaaatcatctattcaaaaattaaatcaattcaGGACGACAATCATTCAAACAGATTATTAGTTACATGAATCAcgtgtaatattttttttaactgagTTAAGAGCATTTAAAAATTAGAAAActcaaaattttggaaaaaagaacatcatttaaaaaattaccaGACACTTTAATATTCTAGTgtctaatgaaaaaaaaaaagacgaaAAAGTTCaattgattaacaaaaaaaacatcagATCTAGCTTTAAGAAATCAACACAAAGCATGAATTTGAATCCTCTGCTTAGAGAGAGCTAGATGAACTTGAAGGTACTAACAATCATGATAAcagaaataaaagaatttgaattgaaaaatCACATTCCTACGAAATCATAATTTAGAgtgatataaataatttaaaaatgctGAATcctaaaaactaaataaaaaatcagagggaaaaaatatatatatacctttCCCATCTACAAAAGCTAATAGTGAGAGGACAAGGGTTTATTGAGatgaagttttttcttttcaagtttGAACAATGTGAGAGGCTGAACTCTAGATGCGATGATATATataagaatgagaaaaataaagcGCGCTACAGAAGTATTCAAATTTTACCATTTTGTCCCGATAATGTTTATTCTTTTtggtcttatatataaaaaacagtttacgttttagattcattgtagagttaatgtatttagactacaatattgtctagatacatcaattttacaatgaatctaaaaagtaaattttttcttatatataacaTTGGAGGAACTATTTTAATTCCATTTACCTTTTATGAAATGAATTGTTTTTGTATTAACAATGTGAAATAAATTTTGGacattttatgaaaatttattttgtttgaattgacagtgttaaaatttaataaaataataaaatatatttttattttgaatatgCATTAAAAGTAGTcaaattagtatttttattttgaatatgCATTAAAAGTAGTCAAATATACATTTAAatgtttattttactattttaagtaattttaataaaatagtatattttcaatttattattataattcaTTCATTATTAAATATGGCAAGGGTCTATATTTAAACTATTTTTGAGtggtttaaattaaaaaaattgatttgtcaAATAAACTATGGATTTTGCTAACATGTGCTCTCTTAGGGCACATGTCAAAGAAACCAAAAgtgaaaaatttatattaaaataaataatattttaacttttagaAAATTGAATTCACgtctaaataaataatatttttccttGGCACGCACATGTTAGCTTTCTTCGTAAAtattcattattatatattactaataaaattaacaattatttaGTTGCAGTTATTAGAAAAACATTTTGACCAACATTATtagaaattaatatttattgtatcggccaaaaaattatttgttaaaaatggttaaaacatatattatatttttttttcaataaatataattattattcgtTTATTTTATGAAACACGAGTCAATTGTTTTTTATCTAGTaacctagtgactagaaattccacaccttaaaggtgaataaatagaGTGTTCTTCGAATGCATAATATATGCGATGTCCCTAcgactgagctaagctcacggggacaacACAAGTCATTTtatagattcattaaataattgatggATCTGATTtaatataaactaaatacatcaattaatcaataaatctaaaaaagtgATTTGGCGCcattgttttgttatttttcttttatcgaTATATGTTCATCTTGTGCAAAAACTTaatctttattaataatatatttaccgTTAAAAAATAGTGATGGTCCACCATAGATctcattaaatttttaattttaaccatttgattTTTGTATTAGAAAAAAACACCTTTGGATCTATCAAGTGCATTGTATATAAATGTGAACTATCAAAACTTAATAATACTATTTAACCGTTCTTCATCATCTTTATCAAACAATCTCATATCTTCGaacatcaaaaaagaaaaaagaaaaaaaagtcatatatgTCACACATTTGCTGCAAAAGGACAATGCACGAGGTTTTCACCTCCAAGTCACATATAAATTGCAACCTCAAGACAGTACCGTTAGGCTCAGGCTCAGGCTCACTCCCTTCTCTGAAGATCATGTCTAAGAATTTTGTAAAGTTACCAAACAAAAGCCGTAACTTTTGAAGGAGCTTTACttttccaaattagccaaaaaaCCACCGCTGGCCTCATGGTGACGAGAAAACCATATGTTGACTTGACAATGAAAATCTCACACCCTTTTTCGGTCCCCACTCCTAAACATTGCGATGTATTGTCACCATTATATCATTCATCAACTTAAGTAACTCGTTACGAAGAGTCACTTTGACaatacataaaagtttatttatttgtataagttattttccgtaaattaaaaaataagccaatccaaatgAGCTCTTGTActttaatattttgattttaaaaaataattaaagtgtCGTCTTTTAATCATAAACCATTGGATAAAGATCAGATGATTAGAAATTCGTGTGACTTATCTACATGCATAATCCAGATCCAAAAGTCTTAAAAGAATGAAATTtgacttaaaataaaaaacttaataaattTGTGGCATTT
It contains:
- the LOC123904389 gene encoding paired amphipathic helix protein Sin3-like 1, whose amino-acid sequence is MKEILEGHIDLILKFNTFMPKQYQIKDEKCFPKKRPCLEDATQNLREIKKMKDSSNTMDQISIDAAKMYLTEIEDEFKDDTGKYYEFLRAMRDFRTRRIDMAGLMSRVKELFKGHKKLLVKFNTFLPETCSKNTFLPDDDEVSSQPKKPTVDLEYAKKYLVNVKTQFQHEPHIYKSFLKIVNMYRNEDKSAKEVMQMVISLFEGHPDLVDGFMVFLG